In Desulfobaculum bizertense DSM 18034, a genomic segment contains:
- a CDS encoding glycosyltransferase family 2 protein produces MFIFDILFFSIGMYIYCCVLYLMILTVGAFFYHPPRGEDDRSIPAKVLFVIPAHNEELLIRQTVERILAQDYDEHSFGVLVLADNCVDQTAERAKEAGADLVVRDDPAERGKGQALDWLFRTQQERFADWDLISIVDADTEVAPNFCHEMANAFADPAVYAAQAYYGTSNAGAAWRTALQELALRAFHHLRPAGRCALRASAGLKGNGMCFRRELIMQRGWPAHSIVEDVEFSLQLVLEGVRVYYVPQTEVLAEMPVSGQQAESQRTRWESGRIGLIREYGMTLLGRTAKGDGVALDALLDLLVPPLGLLVLLLLAFLLCSVFFYPVAVDYALAGLVGIVIYVVSSLFLRKTPLYLWFALGFAPFYLGWKICVYIKMLFSRGVRWTRTQRNAETNSGK; encoded by the coding sequence ATGTTTATTTTCGACATCCTGTTTTTCAGCATAGGCATGTATATTTACTGCTGCGTGCTGTACCTGATGATTCTGACCGTTGGCGCTTTTTTCTATCATCCCCCGCGAGGGGAAGACGACCGGAGCATTCCGGCAAAAGTCCTTTTTGTTATCCCGGCGCATAATGAAGAACTGCTGATTCGGCAGACCGTGGAGCGGATTCTGGCACAGGATTATGACGAGCATTCTTTTGGTGTGCTGGTTTTGGCTGACAACTGCGTCGACCAGACCGCTGAACGGGCCAAAGAAGCAGGGGCAGATCTTGTGGTGCGCGATGATCCAGCGGAGCGGGGGAAAGGGCAGGCCCTGGACTGGCTGTTCCGAACGCAGCAGGAGCGCTTTGCAGACTGGGATCTCATCAGCATTGTTGATGCAGATACCGAGGTTGCGCCGAATTTTTGCCATGAAATGGCCAATGCTTTTGCTGATCCTGCGGTGTATGCGGCGCAGGCCTATTATGGCACCTCCAATGCCGGAGCTGCATGGCGCACAGCCTTGCAGGAGCTGGCTCTTCGAGCCTTTCACCATTTGCGCCCGGCTGGCCGTTGCGCTTTGCGCGCGTCTGCGGGGCTTAAAGGGAATGGAATGTGCTTTCGCCGGGAGCTGATTATGCAGCGAGGCTGGCCCGCGCATTCTATTGTGGAAGATGTTGAGTTCTCGCTTCAGCTCGTGCTGGAAGGTGTTCGGGTGTACTACGTGCCGCAGACAGAAGTCTTGGCCGAGATGCCCGTGAGCGGACAGCAGGCCGAATCCCAGCGCACACGATGGGAGAGTGGTCGGATAGGACTGATTCGCGAGTATGGAATGACGCTTTTGGGGCGCACCGCAAAAGGTGACGGTGTCGCGCTGGACGCGCTCCTTGATTTGCTGGTGCCCCCGCTTGGGCTTTTGGTGTTGCTGCTTTTGGCGTTTTTGCTGTGCTCGGTTTTCTTCTATCCTGTGGCAGTCGATTATGCCTTGGCAGGATTGGTCGGCATTGTCATTTACGTTGTAAGCAGTCTGTTCTTGCGCAAGACGCCGCTGTATTTGTGGTTCGCACTTGGCTTTGCCCCGTTTTACCTTGGGTGGAAAATTTGTGTGTACATAAAAATGCTGTTCTCTCGTGGTGTTCGGTGGACCAGAACCCAAAGGAATGCGGAAACAAACAGCGGAAAATAA
- a CDS encoding WecB/TagA/CpsF family glycosyltransferase: MPDSARDEKTFRPERERELVVLMGIPLDNLSMDETVDRLEEFVESGRPHYVATANVNFVVAAHRDEEFMEVVRMADLITADGMPLIWASSKLGLPLKERVTGSDLVPRLIELAARRNWGIFFLGGAPGVGEEAARRLHESYPDLRIGHYSPEFTPLLEMDQETVFREVQSFRPQFLFVSLGAGKAEKWLRMNSAQIGVPVAIGVGATIDFLAGRVSRAPEWMKKTGLEWFYRFLQEPRRMFGRYFRDFWAFARLYRAERRSFLERQKTADSTRSEMRMQEDGSGKICIVDGRFDSMTADGIAHNAEGELEKGNGVALDLSGVTFMDSRGLGVLVALEKMARKNNVPFAIGAASEDAMRVIRLGRLEDFLPLHESMAAARKLVMAGREDSLLELGREGEATRVRLLGRLDADSFQAMKKKLLGAVDEAERGVHRVELDLSHVDFMDSTGLTAIILMHKACVQHGIELDIVALSEPVARLFALTKMEAYLNLTGAKAS; this comes from the coding sequence ATGCCTGATTCTGCACGTGATGAGAAGACGTTTCGGCCAGAACGTGAGCGGGAGCTTGTTGTTTTGATGGGTATTCCGCTGGATAACCTGAGCATGGACGAAACCGTGGACAGGCTGGAGGAATTCGTCGAAAGCGGTCGACCGCATTATGTGGCGACTGCCAATGTGAATTTTGTTGTTGCGGCCCACAGGGACGAGGAGTTCATGGAAGTTGTCCGCATGGCCGATCTCATCACGGCAGATGGAATGCCGCTAATCTGGGCGTCATCAAAGCTTGGATTGCCTCTCAAGGAACGGGTCACCGGTTCTGATCTCGTGCCCCGGCTTATTGAACTTGCCGCGCGCAGGAACTGGGGTATTTTCTTTTTGGGTGGTGCTCCGGGCGTTGGAGAAGAAGCCGCCCGCCGCTTGCACGAGAGTTATCCCGATTTGCGTATTGGGCACTATTCTCCCGAGTTTACGCCGCTTTTGGAAATGGATCAGGAAACGGTTTTTCGGGAAGTCCAGTCTTTTCGGCCACAGTTTCTTTTTGTCTCGCTTGGTGCGGGCAAGGCTGAGAAATGGTTGCGCATGAACTCCGCGCAAATTGGGGTGCCCGTGGCAATTGGCGTTGGTGCCACTATTGATTTTTTGGCAGGGCGGGTCAGTCGTGCTCCAGAATGGATGAAAAAGACCGGGCTTGAGTGGTTCTATCGCTTTTTGCAGGAACCTCGGCGCATGTTTGGTCGGTATTTCCGTGACTTTTGGGCTTTTGCCCGCCTGTACCGGGCAGAGCGGCGTTCGTTTCTGGAGCGGCAAAAAACAGCGGATTCCACACGCTCCGAGATGCGGATGCAGGAAGATGGTTCTGGAAAAATTTGCATTGTTGACGGGCGCTTTGATTCAATGACCGCTGACGGAATTGCGCATAACGCTGAGGGGGAGCTGGAAAAGGGGAATGGTGTCGCGCTTGACCTGTCTGGAGTGACCTTTATGGACAGCCGGGGACTTGGCGTGCTTGTGGCGCTGGAAAAAATGGCCCGTAAGAATAACGTCCCCTTTGCCATTGGTGCCGCGTCTGAAGATGCAATGCGGGTTATTCGTCTTGGGCGGTTGGAAGATTTTTTGCCCCTCCATGAGAGCATGGCTGCGGCGCGTAAGCTGGTTATGGCTGGGCGCGAGGATTCACTTCTGGAGCTTGGTCGTGAGGGCGAGGCAACGCGGGTGCGGCTGCTTGGTCGTCTTGATGCGGACAGTTTTCAGGCGATGAAAAAGAAGCTGCTGGGGGCTGTGGATGAAGCCGAGCGTGGTGTTCATCGCGTGGAACTTGATTTGTCCCATGTTGACTTTATGGACAGCACAGGGCTGACGGCGATTATCCTGATGCATAAAGCCTGTGTTCAGCATGGAATCGAGCTGGATATTGTGGCCCTCTCTGAACCTGTGGCGAGGCTTTTTGCCCTGACCAAGATGGAAGCTTATCTGAATTTGACTGGAGCGAAGGCGTCATGA
- a CDS encoding sugar transferase, with protein sequence MKHFDEERRKELDALYGQYARGGRFAAYRARLRKWRKQSLWRATVWSTLALKRVLDILGAAAGLTVLSPVLLGTAFGIWFEDQGPIFFRQERVGKRGTLFGMYKFRSMVTDADRVLEEIREKNEAGDVLFKMKDDPRITKIGRVIRKFSIDELPQFINVLWGDMSLVGPRPALPSEVEQYAQKERVRLIVKPGITCLWQIGGRSNLDFQQQVELDRTYIESQSFWGDIKILLKTVPAVLTGKGAY encoded by the coding sequence ATGAAGCATTTTGATGAAGAGCGACGCAAAGAGCTTGATGCCCTGTATGGACAGTACGCACGAGGTGGTCGGTTTGCAGCGTACCGGGCACGGCTTCGCAAGTGGCGAAAGCAAAGCCTGTGGCGGGCGACGGTCTGGAGCACTCTGGCGCTCAAGAGAGTCCTCGATATTTTAGGTGCAGCTGCCGGGCTGACGGTGCTTTCTCCTGTTCTGCTCGGAACTGCGTTTGGAATTTGGTTCGAAGACCAGGGGCCGATTTTCTTTCGACAGGAGCGTGTTGGAAAGCGAGGCACATTGTTTGGAATGTACAAATTCCGATCAATGGTCACGGATGCGGACCGGGTACTTGAGGAAATTCGGGAGAAAAACGAAGCAGGCGATGTTTTGTTTAAGATGAAAGATGACCCGCGTATTACAAAGATTGGTCGTGTTATCCGCAAGTTTTCTATTGATGAGTTGCCGCAGTTTATCAACGTGCTGTGGGGAGACATGTCTTTGGTTGGCCCTCGTCCTGCCTTGCCGAGCGAGGTGGAACAGTATGCCCAGAAGGAACGGGTGCGGCTCATTGTGAAGCCCGGCATTACGTGTCTTTGGCAGATTGGCGGTCGAAGCAACCTTGATTTTCAGCAACAGGTTGAATTGGACAGGACGTACATTGAGAGTCAGAGCTTTTGGGGGGATATAAAAATACTTTTGAAAACCGTGCCAGCTGTTTTGACAGGAAAAGGTGCATATTAA
- a CDS encoding ATP-binding protein: MEKKAQLQERAVQDFEASTTQLESIGAFVHGFFGQSGCCESSLLFSLELIASELATNIIRHAYSGQKHGVMRIELGIFPDRLEMCFEDFGKSFDPALVPEPDFENPQDGGRGLFIVHQLTSRLEYESREGRNSLLAVVPRKGDS; encoded by the coding sequence ATGGAAAAGAAAGCTCAGCTCCAGGAAAGGGCGGTACAGGACTTTGAGGCAAGTACGACTCAGCTTGAGAGCATCGGTGCTTTTGTCCATGGTTTTTTTGGGCAGTCTGGCTGTTGTGAATCAAGCCTGCTTTTTTCTTTGGAACTCATTGCCTCCGAGCTTGCGACAAACATTATTCGCCACGCCTACAGCGGGCAGAAACACGGTGTGATGCGCATTGAGCTTGGTATTTTCCCTGATCGGCTGGAAATGTGTTTTGAGGACTTTGGGAAGAGCTTTGATCCGGCGCTGGTCCCTGAGCCAGACTTTGAGAATCCTCAGGATGGGGGACGAGGCCTGTTTATTGTCCACCAGCTCACCAGCAGGCTGGAATATGAAAGCCGCGAAGGGCGAAACAGCCTTTTGGCTGTTGTGCCGCGCAAAGGAGATTCCTGA
- a CDS encoding sugar transferase, which translates to MQAIVFCAPDMPLPHPFYEERPFALFPVMNRPILVHMLEWLADAGVTDLVLVPDHLAFELRSEIGSGERFGLHVQFVSGSSLGDVLLKLAGSLEEQFCVFSHLMIGALPLKELCAEVPEAANIRRFDCDGGPVCLSREAVNRYDFSSVHPEQLVQFVEEQGGTCQSVSLETSPCVFRRLRDVWAANVRALQGEFPDLVVRGTESAEGVRMGLGARVHTAAQLETPVFVGSHSVLAREVSAGPDAVLGAGCMVEHGAELSSCVILDGSYIGPNVTVRNALVSGNVLVSFPQETVTVVPDPFVLGGTGRVSKKRHIFSSFCALLGILLFSPFFLLMGVLHALGLRRFFVRDLVGEELPPQLDGKRVLRDVRRSFFQSRIPVLRELPGLFDVLRGRLEIVGIEPLEREQAEMLHTQWAKARFTAPAGLLHPWHAFAPRPLEDVEKRVMECHYAATRSVREDLKVVLRSPRHLFI; encoded by the coding sequence ATGCAGGCCATAGTCTTTTGTGCTCCAGATATGCCGCTTCCGCATCCTTTCTATGAAGAGCGGCCTTTTGCACTTTTTCCTGTAATGAATCGTCCCATACTTGTGCATATGCTTGAATGGCTGGCAGATGCCGGAGTGACAGATCTTGTGCTTGTGCCAGATCACCTTGCCTTTGAACTTCGCTCAGAAATTGGGAGCGGAGAACGCTTTGGGCTGCATGTTCAGTTCGTGAGTGGTAGCTCGCTCGGTGACGTCCTGCTGAAACTTGCGGGTTCGCTCGAAGAGCAGTTTTGTGTGTTTTCGCATCTGATGATTGGTGCACTCCCGTTGAAAGAGCTGTGTGCAGAGGTTCCAGAGGCGGCCAACATACGTCGGTTTGACTGTGATGGTGGGCCTGTCTGCCTGAGTCGGGAGGCTGTGAATCGCTACGATTTTTCCTCTGTGCATCCTGAGCAGCTGGTGCAGTTTGTGGAAGAGCAGGGAGGGACCTGTCAGAGTGTTTCTCTGGAGACGTCACCATGTGTCTTTCGGCGCTTGCGCGATGTCTGGGCTGCGAATGTTCGGGCACTGCAAGGGGAGTTTCCTGATCTTGTTGTTCGGGGAACAGAGTCTGCCGAAGGGGTCCGAATGGGGCTTGGCGCGCGGGTGCATACAGCAGCTCAGCTTGAAACTCCTGTTTTTGTAGGGAGTCATAGCGTTTTGGCCCGCGAGGTTAGCGCTGGACCTGATGCGGTACTTGGAGCGGGGTGCATGGTAGAGCATGGGGCGGAACTGTCTTCCTGTGTCATTCTGGATGGAAGTTATATTGGGCCAAACGTCACAGTGCGTAATGCGCTGGTTTCTGGAAATGTGCTGGTAAGTTTTCCGCAGGAAACGGTCACCGTGGTTCCCGATCCCTTTGTTCTCGGCGGAACCGGGCGAGTTTCCAAAAAACGTCATATTTTTTCTTCTTTTTGTGCCCTGTTGGGGATTCTGCTTTTTTCGCCGTTTTTCCTTCTGATGGGCGTCTTGCACGCTTTGGGGCTTCGTCGGTTTTTTGTGCGTGATCTTGTGGGCGAAGAGCTACCTCCTCAGCTTGACGGCAAGCGGGTGCTGCGGGATGTGCGCCGGAGTTTTTTCCAGAGCAGGATACCTGTTCTGCGTGAGTTGCCGGGCCTCTTTGATGTCTTGCGAGGGCGCCTTGAAATTGTTGGCATTGAGCCTCTGGAAAGGGAACAGGCAGAGATGCTGCATACTCAGTGGGCCAAGGCTCGATTCACTGCCCCAGCTGGATTGTTGCACCCGTGGCATGCCTTTGCGCCACGTCCTTTGGAGGATGTGGAAAAGCGGGTTATGGAGTGCCATTATGCGGCGACGCGAAGCGTTCGCGAAGACCTCAAGGTCGTGCTGCGAAGTCCTCGGCACCTCTTTATTTAG
- a CDS encoding SpoIIE family protein phosphatase, with amino-acid sequence MDLPRLVAELRGTLGKMEAALDSISEGIVWTDEHCKIQWCNERFIQLLGRPKILVLGKDITELFPLAEAHVPLPYEAHPACALKMGKPVRRAIFEFMSPKREEVSLDIESTIVQLPNGNDSVVLVVRDLTHVEDLSQFEIYKTAIAAAANAVAITNGEGDVLWVNPAFNALTGYSLEEIYGKNLTILKSGKTPDKLYKGMHQSIRAGKIWQGELINKRKDGTLYYEEQTITPVVTKRNEITYFIAIKQNITHRKKTEQALLESEKRIRTILDSAPDAILNCSEDGSLMGANPMCFTMFDYEDHELFIKSLPDLIPDLSLRKLTPNLESEGIVARGLESVGHKKDGKEFPVEMSISLAQLNNSPFFTIVIHDITERKETERELAEQQERLEADLEAAGKVQLSLIPKTPPSTKFFRMHWKFVPSGHIGGDIFNVVQLDEEHYAFYVVDVSGHGVPSSLIAVSVSQVLEPQYLSRRRPAPQRGWEILPPTIVLDFLDRQFPMERFNNYFTMLYAVLNVRTGKLQYSCAGHPPPFHLQTDGTILPLKKGGPLIGLGGALPFEQETIQLSTGDRIIMYTDGITEYENEQGQMYGEERFISTLQKEMTQPLEDMMELVYQDMMASGDSRPPNDDVTFVGIEYTGTPEPEENESA; translated from the coding sequence ATGGATTTACCACGTCTTGTGGCCGAACTTCGAGGTACGCTTGGCAAGATGGAAGCCGCTCTGGACTCCATCTCGGAAGGTATTGTCTGGACCGATGAGCACTGTAAAATCCAATGGTGTAACGAACGCTTTATTCAGCTGCTGGGACGCCCCAAGATTCTCGTGCTTGGCAAAGACATCACCGAACTCTTTCCCCTTGCCGAAGCACACGTTCCCCTGCCCTATGAGGCACACCCCGCCTGCGCCCTCAAAATGGGCAAACCTGTCCGCCGGGCCATTTTTGAATTCATGTCGCCAAAGCGGGAAGAGGTCAGTCTTGATATTGAAAGCACCATTGTCCAGCTTCCCAATGGAAATGACTCGGTTGTTCTTGTTGTTCGCGATCTCACCCATGTTGAGGATCTCAGCCAGTTTGAGATTTACAAAACCGCCATTGCCGCAGCAGCCAACGCGGTTGCCATTACAAATGGCGAAGGCGACGTTTTGTGGGTCAACCCCGCGTTTAATGCCCTGACCGGGTACTCGCTGGAAGAAATTTACGGGAAAAACCTGACCATTCTCAAATCAGGAAAGACCCCTGACAAACTTTACAAGGGAATGCATCAAAGCATTCGAGCAGGAAAGATATGGCAGGGAGAACTCATCAACAAACGCAAGGATGGGACGCTCTATTATGAAGAGCAGACCATCACCCCGGTCGTAACCAAACGAAATGAAATAACCTATTTTATTGCAATCAAACAAAATATTACCCACCGCAAAAAGACCGAACAGGCTTTGCTGGAAAGTGAAAAGCGTATTCGGACCATCCTCGACAGTGCTCCTGACGCCATATTGAACTGCTCCGAAGATGGCTCACTCATGGGCGCAAACCCCATGTGCTTCACCATGTTTGACTACGAAGATCATGAACTTTTCATCAAGTCTCTTCCTGACCTCATCCCAGATCTTTCGTTACGGAAACTCACTCCAAATCTGGAGAGTGAGGGAATCGTTGCGCGGGGCCTGGAAAGCGTTGGGCACAAAAAAGACGGAAAAGAATTTCCCGTTGAAATGTCCATCAGTTTGGCTCAACTCAACAACTCACCGTTTTTTACAATTGTTATTCATGACATCACGGAGCGCAAAGAAACAGAACGCGAGCTGGCCGAGCAGCAGGAACGCCTTGAAGCCGACCTTGAGGCCGCAGGAAAAGTACAGCTCAGCCTTATTCCAAAGACACCGCCCAGCACAAAATTTTTTCGAATGCACTGGAAGTTCGTCCCCAGTGGGCACATTGGCGGAGATATTTTTAACGTGGTGCAACTCGATGAAGAGCATTACGCGTTCTATGTCGTGGACGTGAGCGGGCATGGTGTCCCCTCGTCACTCATTGCCGTGAGTGTGTCGCAGGTTCTGGAACCCCAATACCTCAGCCGGAGACGTCCGGCGCCTCAGCGCGGCTGGGAAATTCTGCCTCCAACAATTGTTTTGGATTTTCTGGATCGCCAGTTCCCCATGGAGCGTTTCAACAACTATTTCACCATGCTCTATGCGGTGCTCAATGTCCGAACCGGAAAACTGCAATACAGCTGCGCAGGACACCCGCCGCCCTTCCATCTGCAAACAGACGGGACAATCCTTCCGCTCAAAAAAGGCGGTCCGCTCATTGGACTGGGGGGAGCACTCCCCTTTGAGCAGGAAACCATACAGCTCAGCACTGGTGACCGGATTATCATGTATACCGACGGCATTACGGAATACGAAAATGAGCAGGGACAAATGTACGGCGAAGAGCGCTTTATCTCGACCCTGCAAAAAGAAATGACGCAGCCTCTCGAAGACATGATGGAGCTTGTGTATCAGGACATGATGGCCTCCGGGGACAGTCGACCACCAAACGACGACGTGACCTTTGTTGGCATTGAATACACAGGGACTCCTGAGCCAGAGGAAAACGAAAGCGCATAA
- a CDS encoding PAS domain S-box protein produces MIHPLTFFKHPETPAVMADERGFLIEVTSSFCEQFHWTREQLIGMPITVLIPPELHDAHHLGFSSFVTTGKHSILEQELDLELMTGRGERLLASHFIVAGEINGQKRIAARITAR; encoded by the coding sequence ATGATCCATCCTTTGACGTTCTTTAAACATCCAGAAACCCCAGCAGTCATGGCAGATGAACGCGGCTTTTTGATTGAAGTCACCTCAAGCTTTTGCGAGCAGTTTCACTGGACTCGCGAGCAACTCATTGGAATGCCCATCACAGTGCTCATTCCACCGGAACTCCACGACGCACACCATCTCGGCTTCTCCAGCTTTGTGACCACAGGCAAGCATTCCATTCTGGAACAGGAGCTTGACCTTGAGCTTATGACAGGCAGAGGTGAACGTCTTCTGGCTTCACATTTCATCGTCGCAGGCGAAATTAACGGACAAAAACGCATCGCCGCACGCATTACAGCACGCTAG
- a CDS encoding metallophosphoesterase — translation MNLTDYQRLIDRLGENAGRTRLELQTGHSADFYSGSGRTRFHIENVEWIPRLLKIVLACTGLLGHARRNTLAYKTVLTTHHFQNLPKAFDGFKILQLSDLHLDGILDGGETLCSRIEALDYDLCVMTGDFRFLTVHDYDAPLPVLQKVMESISCEFGTLAILGNHDFLEMVPGIEELGIRVLLNENAVFRKGGQEIAICGVDDPHYYGSDDLSKSLLKTEHLPWKLLLCHSPELYEEAAELFDLYLCGHTHAGQICLPGSIAIISNAACPRRFIRGHWHHGKMKGYTSRGTGSSGLAARLFCPPEITLHELRTAPKSDQGETQ, via the coding sequence ATGAACCTGACAGATTACCAGCGGCTCATTGACCGACTCGGTGAAAATGCGGGCCGCACCCGACTCGAACTTCAGACAGGGCACTCTGCAGATTTCTACAGTGGCAGTGGACGAACCCGCTTTCACATCGAAAATGTCGAGTGGATTCCCCGGCTCCTCAAAATCGTTTTGGCCTGTACAGGACTTTTGGGGCATGCCCGGCGAAATACCCTTGCCTACAAAACCGTCCTCACGACCCATCACTTTCAAAATCTTCCCAAGGCCTTTGATGGCTTCAAAATTCTCCAGCTCTCTGACCTGCATCTCGACGGCATCCTTGATGGCGGAGAAACGCTCTGCTCGCGCATAGAAGCGCTCGACTACGATCTCTGTGTCATGACAGGCGATTTCCGTTTTTTAACAGTCCATGACTATGACGCCCCGCTTCCAGTGCTCCAAAAAGTCATGGAGTCCATTTCCTGTGAATTTGGTACACTGGCAATACTTGGCAATCATGACTTTCTGGAAATGGTTCCAGGAATAGAAGAACTCGGCATTCGCGTTCTGCTCAATGAAAACGCAGTGTTTCGCAAAGGCGGGCAGGAAATCGCCATTTGTGGCGTGGATGATCCCCACTATTACGGCTCTGATGACCTCAGCAAAAGCCTTCTCAAAACAGAGCACCTGCCGTGGAAACTGCTTTTGTGCCACAGCCCGGAACTTTACGAAGAAGCCGCAGAACTCTTTGATCTCTACCTCTGCGGGCACACCCACGCAGGGCAAATCTGCCTGCCCGGAAGTATTGCCATCATCAGCAACGCAGCCTGCCCCCGGCGTTTCATTCGCGGGCACTGGCACCATGGGAAAATGAAGGGCTACACCTCGCGCGGGACTGGCTCTTCCGGCCTTGCCGCCCGACTCTTTTGTCCGCCAGAAATTACCCTGCACGAACTGCGGACAGCACCAAAGTCAGACCAAGGAGAGACACAATGA
- a CDS encoding VOC family protein, producing MCCELDHLGINVTDAEKMLEFYCDVLGLPGERVGAYRAHEVAFPSVRVSKETLLDFFPPHMWQDDGALAVLPELGRLNHLCIAMSKAEWFDTRERLLDRDVPIELGPIDRFGAHGTGISIYVRDPEKNLVELKYYGEKDELSCEGMKS from the coding sequence ATGTGCTGTGAACTTGATCACCTTGGCATAAACGTCACGGATGCCGAAAAGATGCTGGAATTTTATTGTGATGTTCTTGGATTGCCGGGCGAGCGGGTAGGGGCCTACAGGGCGCACGAAGTTGCTTTCCCTTCTGTCCGGGTTTCCAAAGAAACGCTTTTGGACTTTTTCCCGCCGCATATGTGGCAGGATGATGGAGCCTTAGCTGTGCTTCCTGAGCTTGGCCGCCTGAATCATTTGTGTATTGCTATGTCGAAAGCAGAGTGGTTTGACACGAGGGAGCGTCTTCTTGATCGGGACGTTCCCATTGAGCTGGGACCTATTGATCGTTTTGGCGCGCATGGGACTGGAATTTCGATTTATGTCCGGGACCCGGAAAAGAACCTTGTCGAACTGAAATATTATGGGGAAAAAGACGAGTTGTCCTGTGAAGGCATGAAATCCTGA
- a CDS encoding M20 family metallopeptidase, whose amino-acid sequence MQLSERTRRVLDLTQELMRFPSTASNPDAINACKEFICSHLHGMGVEPECFTFNGTPSIAVLPKHGYAPVLLMAHFDVVDADSEEQFTPQIKDGALYGRGSIDDKYAVAMSLVLFEEHLKSVVADGGSISDMKFGLLLTGDEEEGGHNGAGKVLARISTDFCIALDGGAPESIITKEKGFIRLKITASGKAAHGARPWMGQSAFDVLVKDYEAIKELFPQSDPDHWERTMNLGIVHAGGGSANRVPGSAEGVFDIRYTEKDNPDELLDAIQKKISSSVEILEKEPLFFSGKCGYMDLLLATAGESVSTGFAHGASDARFLTRDGIPAVVWGAEGEASQHGANEHIMLDSLEALTNTMNDYLLALRQSK is encoded by the coding sequence ATGCAGCTTTCCGAACGCACCCGTCGGGTCCTTGATCTGACGCAGGAGCTTATGCGTTTTCCATCCACAGCATCAAATCCCGATGCCATCAACGCCTGCAAAGAGTTTATCTGCTCTCACCTGCACGGCATGGGCGTTGAGCCAGAATGTTTTACCTTTAATGGCACTCCGTCCATCGCGGTACTCCCCAAGCACGGCTACGCGCCAGTTCTGCTTATGGCCCACTTTGACGTGGTCGACGCGGACAGCGAGGAACAGTTTACCCCGCAGATCAAAGACGGTGCGCTGTATGGCCGTGGCAGCATTGACGACAAATACGCCGTTGCCATGAGTCTGGTTCTTTTTGAAGAACACCTCAAGTCTGTTGTGGCAGACGGTGGCAGCATCAGCGACATGAAATTCGGTCTTCTGCTCACTGGTGATGAGGAAGAAGGCGGTCACAACGGTGCAGGCAAAGTCCTTGCCCGTATCTCCACAGATTTTTGTATTGCCCTTGATGGTGGTGCGCCAGAAAGCATTATCACCAAGGAAAAAGGCTTTATCCGGCTGAAAATTACTGCTAGCGGTAAGGCAGCACATGGCGCCCGTCCGTGGATGGGCCAGAGTGCATTTGATGTCCTCGTCAAAGATTACGAAGCCATCAAAGAGCTTTTCCCCCAGTCCGACCCCGATCACTGGGAACGGACTATGAATCTGGGTATTGTTCACGCTGGCGGTGGCTCCGCCAACAGAGTTCCCGGTTCTGCGGAAGGTGTTTTCGATATTCGCTACACAGAAAAGGACAATCCCGACGAACTTTTGGACGCAATTCAGAAAAAAATTTCGTCCTCAGTCGAAATTCTTGAAAAAGAACCCTTGTTCTTTTCTGGCAAATGCGGATATATGGACCTCCTGCTTGCGACGGCTGGCGAATCGGTTTCGACCGGCTTTGCCCACGGAGCAAGCGACGCCCGCTTCCTGACTCGCGATGGCATCCCCGCTGTAGTATGGGGTGCAGAAGGCGAAGCAAGTCAGCACGGTGCCAATGAGCACATTATGCTCGACTCGCTGGAAGCCCTGACCAACACGATGAACGATTATCTGTTGGCCCTGCGTCAATCAAAATAG